The genomic window CATTGTGCATTATGTCCATCTGGATCTGTTCTTGGAACATCTGGATACGTTGGAATATTATTTGGGTTTTCTAACCACCAAGCATAAGTAAGATATGCTTTTGCCAGAAACAATCGTGCTACAGTTTTAGTTACCGTACCAGTCAACCTAGGCGCATTTGGAAGATCGTTAACCGCTGAAACCAAATCTGGAAAAATAGCTTTTGTGTATACTTCAGAAACTGTATTACGTTTTGAATATCTCGAAGGATTGCTGTTAAACTTTAATTCACCGGCTCCTAAATCTAATGGCACACCTCCAAAAGTTTGCACTAAAAGAAAATAGTCAAATCCTCTAAAAAATTTAGATTCTGCAATTAAACTGCTGGCAACTCCTACGGCTGCGCCATTTTCGATAATACCGCTCGCTGTATTGATATCATAATAAGAGTTATTCCACAAAACATCCGAACGGCTTGAACTTGGGGTTACAACTCCCACGCCCGACAAATCATGATCTTTAAAATTCCCGTCTGCACTTTGCGCGTATGTTGCTTCATCTGTTCCTGTTTGGCAAGCATTGTAAAAATAAGCCTGTCCGTAAATCCAACGCAAATGTGCATAGTGAGACGTTAATCCCTGTTTAACACCTTGTTCGGTTTTAAAATAACCTGGTTCATAAAAATCATGAGGCTTTTCCTCTAATATATCGGAACAGCCTGCTAATGAAAGTAAAACTGTTGACCCTATAATTAAATTTTTAAAAATATATCGTTTCATATCTGTTCTGATTAAAATGTTAAATTAAGTCCAAATAAATAATTTCTGGTTGCAGGAGTGTTTGTACCGATAACAGAAAATCTTCTCTGATAAGAGGCAACAGCCTGGTTTTCGTCACCAAATGAATTCGTTTCAGGATCCATTCCAGATTTATCATGATATGGAGAAAATAAAACAAACGGATTCTGCACTGTGAAATAAAGTCTTAATTTATCGATGCCTAAATTTCTTGTAAAGTCTTGATCAAGAGTATATCCAAGAGTCATTGCTCTAATTTTTACATAAGAAGCATCAAAGTAACCCATTGTCGACATATATTTAGGATTATCACCGCTTCTGATTCCTCTCGGATTAGGAAATTCTCCGTCTCTATTATCTGGAGTCCAGTAATCTACATCAACATTGCTTCTACGCCCGTTTAAAAGATTCATGTAGCTTGCTCCTCCATATAATGTGCTTATTAATACACCTCCGCTTTTAAATGCTCCTACAGCATTAAAATCAAATCCTTTGTAAGTTACATTAGTATTGAAACCTCCCTGAAAGTCTGGGTCTGTTTCTATAATTTGGCGATCGCTTGCATTAATAGCACGAGTTGGCGAACCATCGGCATTATAATCTCCTGTGTATTTCACTTTAATCGATCCTACAACTGTTCCCTGCTGATTAATTCCAGTTGGCCCTGGCTCATAAATTGACATATATGGATCTCCTTCCTGCCAGATTCCAACCTTTTCATAATCAAAGATTGAATTAATATTATATCCAACAAACCAGTTGTTTGCTTCATCACGACTAGCACCTGATGCTAAAGCAACAAGCTTGTTTTCATTTTTATAGAAATTAACTCCTACAGACCATGTCACACCTTTAGGATTATCAAGAATAACTCCGTTCAATGAGATTTCATAACCTTTGTTCTCTGTTTCTCCTACGTTAGCCACATAACTGCTTACACCAGATGTTGCTGGAAGTCCCACGCGTTGCAATAGATTTTTGGTATTTGTTTTATAATATTCAACTGTACCAGATAAGCGGTTATTAAAAAACCCGAAATCTAAACCATAGTTCCATGTAGTTGAAAACTCCCATCCCAGATTAGGATTTGGAAGCTCAGTAACATATACTCCTGTTGAATTATTGCTTCCAAAATTGTATGGTCTTGTACTTAAAGCTCCTAGAGTTGCATAAGGAGATACTGCCTGATTTGAAGTTTCTCCATATCCAGCTCTCAATTTCAATAAATTAATATATTTCACATCTTTAAGGAATGACTCATTTGAAAGTGTCCATCCAGCAGATACTGCGGGATAAGTTACCCATTTGTTACCTGGGGATAATCTTGATGAACCGTCAGAACGAACTGTTCCAGAGATGAAGTAACGGTTATCATAAGAGTACATTAACCTAGCCATATAAGATGTCAATCCCCATTGTGTATAATCCTGATCTGCAGGGTTAATCACAGCTTCTTCTTCACTTTGTCCTAAATTATAAAATTGGAAAGCATCAGAAGTAATTCCGTTTCGAGTCACTCTCGAACTTTGTCCTGTATATTGCTCGTTTGAATATAGACCTACAAAATTTACCGTATGTTTCTCTGCAAAAGTTTTATCATAAGTCAGTAAATTTTCCAACAGCCATTGTGTTGACCAGCCATTTGTTATCGCAGCATTAGAAAGCGTTGTCGGGTTTACATCAAAAACTCCCTGACCTTCATAATATCCAATATTTGATGTGCGCAAATTTAATCCTGTATTAAGTCTATATTTAAGACCTTCAACGCCAGGAATTTTAATTTCTGCAAAAATGTTATTGTAAGAACTGAAAGCTCTATTCAAATTAACATAAGCATCTCCTAAATTTTTAATAGATTGTCTAGTATAAACCCACTGATCATCTGCTGCCATGCTAACCGTTCTTTTCAAAGAGCCATCTGCATTGTACGGATTAGCAAGCGGTGAAGTCTGCAGAATTGTCCCTGTTCCGATATTATCACCATTTGTAATACTGTAATTGCTATTGGTATTAAATCCTATACGAATAGATCGATTAATCTGCTGATCTAAACCTGCTCTAAGGCTAAAACGCTCATAACTTTGACCAGGAAGGACCGACTCTTCTTTGTAATATCCTAAACCTGCATTGTAAGCTCCCGTTTCACTTCCTCCTGAAACGCTCACATCATGGCTGATCATTTCGCCAGAACCGTATAATGAATCCTGCCAATCTGTATTTACATTTCTTTTTTCGTCAACACCATCCACATATAAACCTGTATAATCACGTAGAGCGGCAAATTTTGAAGCATCCATCATAGGATATTTTGAAAAAACTTGTTTAATCCCGCTAAAACCATTGTATGTAAATGTAGCTTTCTGATTTTTCTTTCCTTTTAAAGTAGTCACTAAGATTACACCATTGGCACCACGAGAACCATAAATAGCTGTAGCAGAAGCATCTTTCAGGATATCTACAGACTTAATATCTGCAGGATTAATATCTCCTATCGAACCCGCAAACGGAACTCCATCCAATACCACCAAAGGATCATTACTTCCTGTAAGAGATCTTGTTCCTCGAATCCTTATCTGCATAGCAGCACCAGGTTTAGAAGAAGTTTGCGTCATCTCAACCCCTGGAAGCCTTCCTTGCAAAGCTTGAGTAATATTGGCGGCAGGCACTTCATTTAATTCTTTTCCTCCTAATGAAGCAACTGATCCCGTAACAGCCTCCTTAATTTGAGTACCATATCCGATTACAACGACTTCTTTTAAATTATTTGAGTCTTCCTCCAAAAGCACATTGATTTTAGTCTGCCCCTTAACAGTAATTTCTTGGGTTTTAAAACCTATAAAGGTAAAAACAAGAACACCATTTGAAGGAACACTTATAGAATAGTTACCATCGAAACCTGTACTTACTCCGTTTTTTGCTCCTTTTAGATTAACATTCACACCAGGAATTGGACCATTTGCGTCCGAAACTGTTCCTGTAACTGTTGTTTGCGCCTTAATTTGCATTGAGACCAAAAACAATAGGGTCAAAAAACCGAAGCTTTTTATATACTTCGATTTACTTGTAATAAAAAAATTATTCATAAAAATTGATTTAATTATTAAAATTGGTTTTTGTTGGTTAGTTTTTCACACTTTAAAAGTTAAAATGCAGCATTAGTTAATAAATGTATTCATCACAAATATAAAAAAATATCTTCCACACACAATCGGTTGTGTAATTTTTTATTGATAAGTACAAAAAAAATACTCCTTAAAAAAATATTTACTTCATAATTACCCTTAAAAAAATAACAATAATTCAAAAACAACTACAACGTTATAGATAACATTAATAAAAACCACATGTTATTGCTATATTCTTAAATAAAACATAAAAATTGAAAATCCTAAATTCCTATTTGAAAAAAAATAAAATTATTTAGTTTGAAAGACTAAGACCAAACAACAAATCCCAGTAAAATCGTACATCAAAAGGTAACTAACTGATAAACTGTCTATAAAGTTCTGAAAACCTTGTTAAAACAATCGATTGTTTGTTTTAACAAAAAAGCCTTTCATTTTCATGAAAGGCTCTTAAAAACAAATTATTGAAAAAAAATAAACTTTTTTGTCTTTCTAAAATAATCTAATCTATAATATGATTTTCGAAATAAACTCAAGACTATACGATCTCACGGAAATAACTCGGATTTACAGAGATCGCTTTTTTAAGGACACTGGACTGCCTACATAGCTCTAACCTCAGTCTTAGATCAGAAATTCGAGTTTCCAGTTGAATATTTACAATGAGATATTAAAAGTATTTAGAAATAGTTCAAAAAAACCAAATAATCAGTATAATAACATATTGCGAATAAACTATTTCCCCTTAATGAAAGTCCAAAATCTAAAGATTGCATTTTTTAAATTATATCCATTCATATTTTTTAATAGTCCCTACTCACATTTTTTATTTTTTCTACTCAATATCACAATTTCAAAGAAAAATAACTCTAAATGCAGTTCTAAGATAATTTTACTTTCTTAAATTAAAAATTTGCAAGAATTAAT from Flavobacterium sp. KACC 22763 includes these protein-coding regions:
- a CDS encoding SusC/RagA family TonB-linked outer membrane protein, with amino-acid sequence MNNFFITSKSKYIKSFGFLTLLFLVSMQIKAQTTVTGTVSDANGPIPGVNVNLKGAKNGVSTGFDGNYSISVPSNGVLVFTFIGFKTQEITVKGQTKINVLLEEDSNNLKEVVVIGYGTQIKEAVTGSVASLGGKELNEVPAANITQALQGRLPGVEMTQTSSKPGAAMQIRIRGTRSLTGSNDPLVVLDGVPFAGSIGDINPADIKSVDILKDASATAIYGSRGANGVILVTTLKGKKNQKATFTYNGFSGIKQVFSKYPMMDASKFAALRDYTGLYVDGVDEKRNVNTDWQDSLYGSGEMISHDVSVSGGSETGAYNAGLGYYKEESVLPGQSYERFSLRAGLDQQINRSIRIGFNTNSNYSITNGDNIGTGTILQTSPLANPYNADGSLKRTVSMAADDQWVYTRQSIKNLGDAYVNLNRAFSSYNNIFAEIKIPGVEGLKYRLNTGLNLRTSNIGYYEGQGVFDVNPTTLSNAAITNGWSTQWLLENLLTYDKTFAEKHTVNFVGLYSNEQYTGQSSRVTRNGITSDAFQFYNLGQSEEEAVINPADQDYTQWGLTSYMARLMYSYDNRYFISGTVRSDGSSRLSPGNKWVTYPAVSAGWTLSNESFLKDVKYINLLKLRAGYGETSNQAVSPYATLGALSTRPYNFGSNNSTGVYVTELPNPNLGWEFSTTWNYGLDFGFFNNRLSGTVEYYKTNTKNLLQRVGLPATSGVSSYVANVGETENKGYEISLNGVILDNPKGVTWSVGVNFYKNENKLVALASGASRDEANNWFVGYNINSIFDYEKVGIWQEGDPYMSIYEPGPTGINQQGTVVGSIKVKYTGDYNADGSPTRAINASDRQIIETDPDFQGGFNTNVTYKGFDFNAVGAFKSGGVLISTLYGGASYMNLLNGRRSNVDVDYWTPDNRDGEFPNPRGIRSGDNPKYMSTMGYFDASYVKIRAMTLGYTLDQDFTRNLGIDKLRLYFTVQNPFVLFSPYHDKSGMDPETNSFGDENQAVASYQRRFSVIGTNTPATRNYLFGLNLTF